The proteins below come from a single Hyperolius riggenbachi isolate aHypRig1 chromosome 8, aHypRig1.pri, whole genome shotgun sequence genomic window:
- the SLITRK2 gene encoding SLIT and NTRK-like protein 2, with the protein MLNSILLLSVISVTGILRTESRKTAKDICKIRCLCEEKENVLNINCESKGFTSVSLLLPPQSRIYQLFLNGNLLSRLYPNEFVNYSNAVTLHLGNNELQEIRAGAFNGLKTLKRLHLNNNKLEVLKEETFQGLESLEYLQADYNFISAIEAGAFSKLNKLKVLILNDNLLLSLPNNVFRFVLLTHLDLRGNRLKMLPFAGVLEHIGGIMEIQLEENPWNCTCDLIPLKAWLDTITVFVGEIVCETPFRLHGKDVTQLTRQDLCPRKSASDTNQRSVHPAFPDTRIQRLPPTFNPAVTPTRPPKASRPPKTRNRPTPRVTVSKDRQIFGPIMVYQTKSPNPPSCPEICVCTSQSSDSGLNVNCQERKISNISDLLPMPSNPKKLYMTGNYLQTVYKTDLLEFSSLDLLHLGNNRIAVIQEGAFANLTILRRLYLNGNYLEVLHPSMFDGLLRLQYLYLEYNVIKDIFPRTFDSLSHLQLLFLNNNLLRSLPDNVFRGTALTRLNLRNNHFSYLPVKGVLDQLTAFIQIDLQENPWDCTCEILSLKNWIEQSSSTVVVQEVTCESPLKHAGEHLRILSKEAICPENPHFADATVLSFSHKTYTSHPFGISPSPYPELHTVTEVPLSVLILGLLVVFILSVCFGAGLFVFVLKRRKGVQSVPSSSANNLDLSSFQLQYGSYNPNSNDKTEAHVYNYIPPPVGQMCQNPIYMQKDGDPVAYYRNLQEFSYSKLDHKKEDPTAYTISTTELLEKTSGPAEPELLYQNIAERVKELPSGEVVHYNFCTLPKRQLMPAYETRRQNQDRINKTVLYGTPRKYFAEQSKQEHLFLQGKMQSEPDYLEVLEKQTAISQL; encoded by the coding sequence ATGCTGAACAGCATTTTGCTGCTGAGTGTTATATCAGTGACTGGGATCTTAAGAACAGAGAGTCGTAAAACTGCCAAAGATATATGCAAGATCCGCTGCCTGTGCGAGGAAAAGGAAAATGTTCTAAATATTAATTGTGAGAGTAAAGGATTTACCAGCGTCAGCCTACTGCTCCCACCACAGTCCAGGATCTATCAGCTTTTCCTTAACGGCAACTTACTGAGCAGGCTCTACCCCAATGAGTTTGTCAATTACTCCAATGCAGTGACTTTACATCTGGGCAACAACGAGCTGCAAGAGATCAGGGCCGGAGCTTTCAACGGGCTGAAGACCCTCAAAAGGTTGCACCTGAATAATAACAAATTAGAAGTGCTGAAGGAGGAAACTTTCCAGGGCCTGGAGAGTCTTGAATATCTCCAAGCAGATTACAATTTCATCAGTGCCATTGAAGCTGGAGCTTTCAGCAAGCTGAATAAATTGAAGGTCTTGATATTGAATGACAAtcttctgttgtctctgcctaacAATGTCTTTCGCTTTGTACTTTTAACCCATTTGGATCTGAGAGGCAATAGGCTTAAAATGTTGCCCTTTGCTGGTGTCCTTGAGCACATTGGTGGGATAATGGAAATTCAGCTGGAAGAGAACCCTTGGAATTGTACCTGTGATTTGATTCCACTGAAAGCCTGGCTAGATACCATCACAGTATTTGTGGGAGAGATTGTCTGCGAGACCCCTTTTAGACTACATGGGAAAGATGTCACTCAGCTTACCAGGCAAGATCTGTGTCCCAGGAAAAGTGCCAGTGACACAAATCAAAGGTCTGTACATCCAGCATTTCCTGATACTCGTATACAAAGGTTGCCTCCAACATTTAACCCTGCAGTAACCCCAACCAGACCTCCAAAAGCCAGCAGGCCCCCTAAAACCAGGAACAGACCCACTCCAAGAGTAACAGTGTCCAAAGACAGACAGATCTTTGGGCCTATAATGGTTTATCAGACTAAATCTCCAAACCCTCCAAGCTGTCCTGAAATATGTGTCTGTACCTCACAGAGCTCTGACAGTGGCTTAAATGTCAATTGTCAAGAGAGGAAAATTAGCAACATATCCGATCTTCTGCCTATGCCTAGCAACCCCAAGAAGTTGTACATGACAGGTAATTATTTACAAACTGTTTATAAAACTGATCTCCTTGAATTTAGTTCACTGGATTTGTTACATTTAGGAAATAACCGAATTGCAGTTATACAGGAAGGTGCCTTTGCCAATCTCACAATCTTACGCAGACTTTATCTTAATGGCAACTACCTTGAGGTACTCCACCCCTCAATGTTTGATGGTTTACTGAGATTGCAGTATCTCTATTTAGAGTACAATGTAATTAAGGACATTTTCCCACGTACATTTGATTCATTGAGCCACCTTCAGCTCTTGTTCTTAAATAACAATTTGCTAAGATCGCTGCCTGATAATGTATTTAGAGGTACAGCCCTAACAAGGTTAAATCTAAGGAATAACCACTTTTCATATTTGCCTGTAAAGGGGGTACTTGATCAGCTTACAGCCTTCATTCAAATAGATCTCCAGGAAAACCCTTGGGATTGCACATGTGAAATTTTAAGTCTGAAGAACTGGATTGAGCAATCTAGTTCAACTGTGGTTGTTCAAGAAGTAACCTGTGAGTCACCACTGAAACATGCTGGGGAGCATTTAAGGATTTTGTCAAAAGAGGCAATCTGTCCAGAGAATCCACATTTTGCTGATGccactgtgttatcatttagtcACAAAACATACACATCCCATCCTTTTGGTATATCACCAAGTCCTTATCCTGAACTGCACACCGTCACCGAGGTCCCACTCTCCGTTCTTATTTTGGGATTGCTGGTTGTCTTcatcttatctgtatgctttggaGCTGGGCTTTTTGTTTTTGTACTTAAAAGACGGAAAGGGGTACAGAGTGTTCCAAGCAGTAGTGCAAACAATTTGGACCTCAGTTCCTTCCAACTCCAGTATGGGTCATACAATCCTAACTCCAACGACAAAACTGAGGCCCATGTATATAATTACATCCCACCGCCTGTTGGCCAAATGTGCCAAAACCCAATCTACATGCAAAAAGATGGAGATCCTGTTGCCTATTACAGAAACCTGCAAGAGTTTAGCTACAGCAAACTGGACCACAAAAAAGAAGATCCAACAGCATATACAATAAGCACAACTGAACTGCTGGAGAAGACCTCTGGCCCAGCAGAACCAGAACTTCTATACCAGAACATTGCAGAGAGGGTAAAGGAGCTGCCCAGTGGAGAGGTAGTTCAttataacttttgcactctgcctAAAAGGCAGCTCATGCCTGCCTATGAGACAAGGCGTCAGAACCAGGACAGGATTAATAAAACTGTTTTATATGGCACCCCTAGAAAATACTTTGCAGAACAATCTAAACAGGAGCATCTCTTCCTTCAAGGAAAAATGCAATCAGAGCCAGATTACCTTGAGGTTCTGGAAAAGCAAACTGCAATAAGTCAGCTGTAG